One Megalops cyprinoides isolate fMegCyp1 chromosome 17, fMegCyp1.pri, whole genome shotgun sequence DNA window includes the following coding sequences:
- the LOC118792741 gene encoding trace amine-associated receptor 1-like, translated as MNFSDSSNDILLTEAQFCFEFISGSCEKLVRPLSIQFLMFLFMGFTILATMSGNLLVITAIAHFKQLHTSTNYLILSLAVCDFLLGAFVMPCSAVRSVLGCWYLGDFMCKMHTSTDMMLSICSIFHLSFISIDRYFAVCNPLMYKSIVNKVTIIIMLTTSWLVPAVFAYGMIFSGFLMRDIDDSVIAQMTCLGSCILLSSWVTSTVSTILSYFLPSLILLCIYLKIYTVARKQARAIKQLRQKFDTEGANESGVSRRERRGTKTLAIVVGVYLFCWTPFFLCYLIYPFTGYSIPPVLFDALFWFGYFNSVCNPVVYAFFYSWFRKALKIIICGEIFYSNSCQTRLYVE; from the coding sequence ATGAATTTTTCAGACAGctcaaatgacattttactCACTGAAGCACAGTTTTGCTTCGAGTTCATCAGTGGATCATGTGAGAAATTAGTTCGGCCCCTGAGCATACAGTTtctcatgtttttgttcatggGGTTTACCATATTGGCAACAATGAGTGGGAACCTTCTGGTCATCACCGCCATAGCACACTTTAAGCAGctgcacacatccacaaactATCTCATCCTCTCGCTGGCAGTGTGCGACTTCCTTCTGGGAGCGTTTGTGATGCCTTGCAGTGCAGTACGCTCTGTCCTGGGCTGTTGGTACCTGGGCGACTTCATGTGCAAAATGCACACCAGCACTGATATGATGCTGAGCATCTGCTCCATCTTCCACCTGTCATTCATCTCCATCGACCGATACTTCGCCGTGTGTAACCCACTGATGTACAAGTCCATCGTCAACAAagtcaccatcatcattatgcTCACCACCAGTTGGCTGGTACCCGCCGTCTTCGCTTATGGGATGATCTTCTCCGGCTTCTTAATGAGGGACATTGACGATTCCGTAATAGCCCAGATGACATGTCTTGGAAGCTGCATATTGTTGTCTAGTTGGGTGACATCAACGGTCTCCACCATACTTTCATATTTCCTTCCCAGTTTGATTCTGCTGTGCATTTACCTTAAAATCTACACAGTTGCCAGAAAACAGGCTAGGGCCATTAAGCAGCTGAGACAAAAGTTTGACACAGAGGGAGCAAATGAGTCTGGTGTATCTAGACGAGAAAGAAGAGGAACAAAAACCCTGGCGATAGTGGTTGGGGTCTACCTCTTCTGCTGGACCCCATTTTTCCTGTGCTACTTAATTTACCCCTTCACTGGTTATTCTATTCCTCCAGTACTTTTCGATGCCCTGTTTTGGTTTGGTTACTTCAATTCAGTGTGTAACCCTGTAGTTTATGCTTTCTTTTACAGTTGGTTTAGAAAagctttgaaaataataatttgtggtgaaatattttataGCAATTCCTGTCAGACGAGGCTATACGTGGAATGA
- the LOC118792549 gene encoding trace amine-associated receptor 1-like — protein MNFSIGSNYNSASLTEKQFCFESLSGSCEKLVRPLSIQFLMFLFMGFTILITMSGNLLVITSIAHFKQLHTSTNYLILSLAVCDFLMGLFLMPGSAVRSVLGCWYLGDFMCKIHTSTDIMLSTSSIFHLSFISIDRYFAVCNPLMYRSIINSVTIIIMLTTSWLVPAIFAYGMIFSELNIRGIEDFFEAHVKCVGGCPVFFSQVSAAVSAIFSFFLPGLILLCIYLKIYLVARRQARSIKQLTKQLDKDAANESRLSRQERKGAKTLAIVVGVFLASWMPFFLCHIIDPFIGYSLPPLLFDALFWFGYFNSTFNPVVYAFFYSWFRKGLKIIIYGEIFHTNSCQMRLYVE, from the coding sequence ATGAATTTTTCAATTGGTTCAAACTACAACAGCGCGTCATtgactgaaaaacagttttgcttCGAGTCCTTGAGTGGATCATGTGAGAAATTAGTTCGGCCCCTGAGCATACAGTTTCTCATGTTCTTGTTCATGGGGTTTACCATACTGATAACAATGAGTGGGAACCTTCTGGTCATCACCTCCATAGCACACTTTAAGCAGctgcacacatccacaaactATCTCATCCTCTCGCTGGCAGTGTGTGATTTCCTTATGGGGCTGTTTCTGATGCCTGGCAGTGCAGTACGCTCTGTCCTGGGCTGTTGGTACCTGGGCGACTTCATGTGCAAAATCCACACCAGCACTGATATCATGCTCAGTACCTCCTCAATCTTTCACCTGTCATTCATCTCCATTGACCGTTACTTTGCTGTGTGTAACCCACTGATGTACAGGTCCATCATCAACtctgtcaccatcatcattatgcTCACCACCAGTTGGCTGGTACCCGCCATCTTTGCTTATGGGATGATCTTCTCTGAACTCAATATAAGAGGTATTGAGGATTTCTTTGAAGCACATGTGAAGTGTGTTGGAGGCTGCCCAGTGTTCTTTAGTCAGGTGTCAGCAGCAGTCTCCGCCATCTTTTCGTTTTTCCTTCCAGGTCTGATTCTGCTCTGCATTTACCTTAAAATCTACTTGGTCGCCAGAAGACAGGCACGGTCCATTAAGCAGCTGACAAAACAGCTTGACAAGGATGCAGCAAATGAGTCCAGGTTATCTAGGcaagaaaggaaaggagcaaAAACCCTGGCGATAGTGGTTGGAGTCTTCCTCGCTTCCTGGATGCCATTTTTCCTGTGCCACATAATTGACCCTTTCATTGGCTACTCTCTTCCTCCACTTTTGTTTGATGCTCTGTTTTGGTTTGGTTACTTCAATTCAACTTTTAACCCTGTAGTTTATGCCTTCTTTTACAGTTGGTTTAGAAAAGGcttgaaaataatcatttatggtgaaatatttcataCCAATTCTTGTCAGATGAGGCTGTATGTGGAATGA
- the LOC118792502 gene encoding trace amine-associated receptor 1-like — protein MSGNLLVITSIAHFKQLHTSTNYLILSLAVCDFLLGVFVMPCSAVRTVLGCWYLGDFMCKIHSSTDIMVCTSSIFHLSFISIDRYFAVCNPLMYRSIINSVTITIMLTTSWLVPAIFAYGMIFSEINMRGAEDFFEAHVKCLGGCPVFFSQVSAAVSTTLSFFLPSIIILCIYLKIYTVARRQARAIKQMTKQFDSDAANESRVSRQERKGAKTLAIVVGVYLFCWTPFFVCYIIDPFLNYSTPPVLFDALFWFGYLNSAFNPVVYAFFYSWFRKAFKMIICGEIFHNNSSK, from the exons ATGAGTGGGAACCTTCTGGTCATCACCTCCATAGCACACTTTAAGCAGctgcacacatccacaaactATCTCATACTGTCACTGGCAGTGTGCGATTTCCTTCTGGGAGTGTTTGTGATGCCCTGCAGTGCAGTGCGCACTGTCCTGGGCTGTTGGTACCTGGGCGACTTCATGTGCAAAATCCACTCCAGCACTGATATCATGGTGTGCACCTCGTCCATCTTCCACCTGTCATTCATCTCCATTGACCGTTACTTTGCTGTGTGTAACCCACTGATGTACAGGTCCATCATCAACTCTGTCACCATCACCATAATGCTCACCACCAGTTGGCTGGTACCCGCCATCTTTGCTTATGGGATGATCTTCTCTGAAATCAACATGAGAGGCGCTGAGGATTTCTTTGAAGCGCATGTGAAGTGTCTCGGAGGCTGCCCTGTGTTCTTTAGTCAGGTGTCGGCGGCAGTCTCCACcacactttcatttttccttcccAGTATCATCATACTTTGCATTTACCTTAAAATCTACACAGTGGCCAGAAGACAGGCTAGGGCGattaaacaaatgacaaaacagtttGACTCGGATGCAGCAAATGAGTCCAGGGTATCCagacaagaaagaaaaggagcaaAAACCCTGGCAATAGTAGTTGGGGTCTACCTCTTTTGCTGGACCCCATTTTTTGTGTGCTACATAATTGACCCCTTTCTAAATTATTCTACTCCTCCAGTGTTGTTTGACGCCCTGTTTTGGTTTGGTTACCTGAATTCTGCTTTCAACCCTGTAGTTTATGCCTTCTTTTACAGTTGGTTTAGAAAAGCTTTCAAAATGATAATTTGtggtgaaatatttcacaacaaTTCTT CCAAGTGA
- the LOC118792364 gene encoding trace amine-associated receptor 1-like, whose protein sequence is MTVSNGSNYNGISFTETHFCYESVSGSCEKFIRPLSIQFLMFLFMGFTILATMSGNLLVITSIAHFKQLHTSTNYLILSLAVCDFLMGVFVMPGSAVRTVLGCWYLGDFMCKIHSSADIMLSTSSIFHLSFISIDRYFAVCNPLTYRSIINSVTIIIMLTTSWVIPAIFAYGIIFSELNIKGSEEFFEAHLKCVGGCPLFFSQVSGTVSTTLSFFLPGLILLCIYLKIYTVARRQARAIKQMTKQLDTDAANESRVSRQERKGAKTLSIVVGVFLASWTPFFLCNIIDPFIGYSVPPVLFDALFWFAYLNSAFNPVVYAFFYSWFRKAVKIIIYGEIFHSNSCQMRLYVE, encoded by the coding sequence ATGACTGTTTCAAATGGCTCGAACTACAACGGGATTTCATTTACTGAAACACACTTTTGCTACGAGTCCGTGAGCGGATCATGTGAGAAATTCATTCGGCCCCTGAGCATACAGTTTCTCATGTTCTTGTTCATGGGGTTTACCATACTGGCAACAATGAGTGGGAACCTTCTGGTCATCACCTCCATAGCACACTTTAAGCAGctgcacacatccacaaactATCTCATCCTCTCGCTGGCAGTGTGCGACTTCCTGATGGGAGTGTTTGTAATGCCTGGCAGTGCAGTGCGCACTGTCCTGGGTTGTTGGTACCTGGGCGACTTCATGTGCAAAATCCACTCCAGCGCTGATATCATGCTGAGCACCTCCTCCATCTTTCACCTGTCATTCATCTCCATTGACCGTTACTTTGCTGTGTGTAACCCACTGACATACAGGTCCATCATCAACtctgtcaccatcatcattatgcTCACCACCAGTTGGGTGATCCCTGCCATATTTGCTTATGGAATAATCTTCTCTGAACTCAATATAAAAGGCAGCGAGGAGTTCTTTGAAGCACATTTGAAGTGTGTTGGAGGCTGCCCACTGTTCTTTAGTCAGGTGTCAGGAACAGTCTCCACcacactttcatttttccttccaGGTCTGATTCTGTTGTGCATTTACCTTAAAATCTACACGGTTGCCCGAAGACAGGCTAGGGCcattaaacaaatgacaaaacagcttGACACGGATGCAGCAAATGAGTCCAGGGTATCCAggcaagaaagaaaaggagcaaAAACTCTGTCGATTGTGGTTGGAGTCTTCCTTGCTTCCTGGACGCCATTTTTCCTGTGTAACATCATTGACCCTTTCATTGGCTATTCTGTTCCTCCAGTGTTGTTTGATGCCCTGTTTTGGTTTGCTTACCTTAATTCTGCTTTTAACCCTGTAGTTTACGCCTTCTTTTACAGTTGGTTTCgaaaagctgtgaaaataataatttatggtgaaatatttcataGCAACTCTTGTCAGATGAGGCTGTATGTGGAATGA
- the LOC118792365 gene encoding trace amine-associated receptor 1-like yields MSISNDTDYNNIVFTGTHYCYESLRGSCERLSRPLSIQFLMFLFMGFTILVTVSGNLLVITSIAHFKQLHTSTNYLILSLAVCDFLLGVFVMPCSAVRSVLGCWYLGDFMCKIHTSTDIMLSTSSIFHLSFISIDRYFAVCNPLMYRSIINSVTILIMLTTSWVIPAIFAYGMIFSELNVRGSEEFFEVHVKCIGGCPVFFSRASAVVASTFSFFIPGLIILTIYLKIYLVARGQARSIKDLAQQFRMGGENESRASRQRERRGASTLAIVVGVFLTCWTPFFLCNIIDPFIGYSIPPVLVDALVWFGYLNSAFNPVVYAFFYSWFKKALKIIICGEIFHRGSCRMQLYTE; encoded by the coding sequence ATGAGCATCTCAAATGACACAGATTACAACAACATTGTGTTCACAGGAACACACTACTGCTACGAGTCTTTAAGAGGATCCTGCGAGAGGTTATCTAGACCCCTGAGCATACAGTTTCTCATGTTCTTGTTCATGGGGTTTACCATACTGGTAACAGTGAGTGGGAACCTTCTGGTCATCACCTCCATAGCACACTTTAAGCAGctgcacacatccacaaactACCTCATCCTCTCGCTGGCAGTGTGCGACTTCCTGCTGGGAGTGTTTGTGATGCCCTGCAGTGCAGTACGCTCTGTCCTGGGCTGTTGGTACCTGGGTGACTTCATGTGCAAAATCCACACCAGCACTGATATCATGCTGAGCACCTCCTCAATCTTTCACCTGTCATTCATCTCCATTGACCGTTACTTTGCCGTGTGTAACCCACTGATGTACAGGTCCATCATCAACTCAGTCACCATCCTTATTATGCTCACCACCAGCTGGGTGATCCCTGCCATATTTGCCTATGGAATGATCTTCTCTGAGCTCAATGTAAGAGGCAGTGAGGAGTTCTTCGAAGTACACGTGAAGTGTATTGGAGGCTGCCCAGTGTTCTTCAGCCGAGCCTCAGCAGTAGTTGCCTCAACGTTCTCCTTTTTCATTCCCGGCCTGATCATACTGACCATTTACCTGAAAATATATTTGGTTGCCAGAGGACAGGCTAGGTCCATTAAAGATCTGGCACAGCAGTTTCGAATGGGAGGGGAGAACGAGTCCAGAGCATCTAGGCAACGAGAAAGAAGAGGAGCGAGTACCTTAGCCATAGTGGTCGGAGTCTTCCTCACCTGCTGGACGCCATTTTTCCTGTGTAACATCATTGACCCCTTCATTGGCTACTCTATTCCTCCAGTGTTGGTTGATGCTCTGGTTTGGTTTGGTTACTTAAATTCTGCTTTTAACCCTGTGGTTTATGCCTTCTTTTACAGTTGGTTTAAGAAAGCTTTGAAAATAATCATATGtggtgaaatatttcacagggGTTCTTGTCGGATGCAACTGTACACTGAATGA
- the LOC118792366 gene encoding trace amine-associated receptor 1-like has translation MNFSQAFCYESVNRSCPKTIYPTAIRGLLYMFCMAVIVLTVCGNLLVIIAITHFKQLHTPNNYLVLSLAMADLLLGAIIMPASMVRSLETCWYFGDFFYRYYAVCQPLHYQTKITTAVTVIMILVTWSVSIIVGFGMIFLELNIKGIEDIYYNNIYCVGGCFIFLGVVSGTVASVLSFYIPGFIMLTIYHKIFLIAQKQVRSIACQNVHSEARASNMERKATKTLAIVMGVFLSCWTPFFVCNLIDPIINYAIPAVLYDAFVWIGYLNSAFNPIVYAFFYSWYRKAFRMIIVGKIFQTGSSRTKLSSD, from the exons ATGAATTTCAGCCAAGCCTTCTGTTATGAGTCGGTCAACAGGTCTTGCCCAAAGACCATCTACCCAACAGCTATACGCGGCCTGCTGTATATGTTTTGTATGGCTGTCATTGTTCTGACTGTATGTGGAAATCTACTTGTTATCATCGCCATCACTCACTTCAAACAGCTTCACACGCCAAACAACTACCTCGTCCTCTCCCTGGCCATGGCCGACCTCCTCTTGGGGGCGATCATCATGCCTGCCAGCATGGTGCGCTCTCTCGAAACCTGCTGGTATTTTGGAGACTTCTTCT ATCGTTACTATGCTGTTTGTCAGCCCCTCCACTACCAGACCAAGATCACGACCGCTGTAACAGTGATCATGATTCTAGTCACCTGGAGTGTGTCTATCATTGTTGGCTTTGGGATGATATTTTTGGAGCTGAATATCAAGGGTATTGAAGACATTTACTACAATAACATTTATTGCGTAGGgggctgttttattttcctgggTGTGGTATCAGGCACTGTAGcttctgttctctctttttaCATTCCAGGGTTCATTATGCTCACAATCTACCATAAAATCTTCCTAATTGCACAGAAACAAGTCCGCTCCATTGCCTGTCAGAATGTGCACTCTGAAGCCAGAGCAAGCAACATGGAGCGAAAAGCCACAAAGACCCTTGCAATCGTTATGGGGGTATTCCTGTCATGTTGGACCCCCTTCTTTGTGTGTAACCTCATTGACCCGATCATTAATTATGCCATTCCGGCAGTGTTATATGACGCGTTTGTGTGGATTGGCTATTTAAATTCAGCATTTAACCCTATTGTATATGCTTTCTTTTACAGCTGGTATAGGAAAGCTTTCAGAATGATCATTGTTGGGAAAATATTTCAGACGGGTTCTTCCAGGACAAAACTAAGCAgtgattga
- the LOC118792367 gene encoding trace amine-associated receptor 1-like, giving the protein MNFSQAFCYESVNRSCPKTIYPTAIRGLLYMSCMAVIVLTVCGNLLVIIAITHFKQLHTPNNYLVLSLAVADLLLGAIIMPASMVRSLETCWYFGDFFCKIHSSTDVMLSNVSILNLSMISIDRYYAVCQPLHYQTKITTAVTVIMILVTWNVSVIVGFGMIFLELNIRGIEDFYYDNIHCVGGCFIFQGVVSGTVASVLSFYVPGFIMLTIYHKIFLIAQKQVRSIACQNVHSEARASNMERKATKTLAIVMGVFLSCWTPFFVCNLIDPIINYAIPAVLFDALVWIGYLNSAFNPIVYAFFYSWYRKAFRMIIVGKIFQMGSSRTKLSSD; this is encoded by the coding sequence ATGAATTTCAGCCAAGCCTTCTGTTATGAGTCGGTCAACAGGTCTTGCCCAAAGACCATCTACCCAACAGCTATACGCGGCCTGCTGTATATGTCTTGTATGGCTGTCATTGTTCTGACTGTATGTGGAAATCTACTCGTTATCATCGCCATCACTCACTTCAAACAGCTTCACACGCCAAACAACTACCTCGTCCTCTCCCTGGCCGTGGCCGACCTCCTCTTGGGGGCGATCATCATGCCCGCCAGCATGGTGCGCTCTCTCGAAACCTGCTGGTATTTTGGAGACTTCTTCTGTAAGATCCACTCCAGCACAGACGTCATGCTAAGCAATGTGTCCATTTTGAATCTGTCTATGATTTCTATTGATCGTTACTATGCTGTTTGTCAGCCCCTCCACTACCAGACCAAGATCACGACCGCTGTAACAGTGATCATGATTCTAGTCACCTGGAATGTCTCTGTCATCGTTGGCTTTGGGATGATATTTCTGGAGCTGAATATCAGGGGTATTGAAGATTTTTACTATGATAACATTCATTGCGTAGGgggctgttttattttccaggGTGTGGTTTCAGGCACTGTAGcttctgttctctctttttaCGTTCCAGGGTTCATTATGCTCACAATCTACCATAAAATCTTCCTAATTGCACAGAAACAAGTCCGCTCCATTGCCTGTCAGAATGTGCACTCTGAAGCCAGAGCAAGCAACATGGAGCGAAAAGCCACAAAGACCCTTGCAATCGTTATGGGGGTATTCCTGTCATGTTGGACCCCCTTCTTTGTGTGTAACCTCATTGACCCGATCATTAATTATGCCATTCCGGCAGTGTTATTTGATGCGCTTGTGTGGATTGGCTATTTAAATTCAGCATTTAACCCTATTGTTTATGCTTTCTTTTACAGCTGGTATAGGAAAGCTTTCAGAATGATCATTGTtgggaaaatatttcagatggGTTCTTCCAGGACAAAACTAAGCAGtgactga
- the LOC118792343 gene encoding trace amine-associated receptor 1-like, giving the protein MNTVMNFSHPGMIENVGFCYESVDKSCPKITYATAVRIVLYMFFLAVIVLTICGNLLIIIAVSYFKQLHTPTNYLILSLAVADLLVGGIVMPPSMVRSIETCWYFGDFFCKFHTSVDISLCSVSIVSLCIISVDRYYAICQPLHYQRKITVSVTVALILVSWNLSIVIGFGIIFTELNIQGVEDYYYNNIYCVGGCFLFQTEGATTAACILSFYLPGITMLSIYHKIFRVAKKQARSINAIACQTVHSEARINNMERKATKTLAIVMGVFLTCWMPFFVCNLLDPIINNSIPPVLYDTLGWIGYLNSAFNPIVYAFFYSWYRKAFKMIILGKLFQADSSNTKLSSD; this is encoded by the exons ATGAATACAGTT ATGAATTTCAGCCACCCTGGGATGATTGAAAATGTAGGCTTCTGTTATGAGTCTGTGGACAAGTCTTGCCCGAAGATCACCTATGCAACAGCTGTACGCATTGTGCTGTATATGTTCTTTTTGGCTGTCATTGTTCTAACCATATGCGGAAACCTTCTCATCATTATTGCTGTCTCTTACTTCAAACAGCTTCACACACCAACCAACTACCTCATCCTCTCCCTGGCGGTGGCCGACCTCCTGGTCGGGGGGATTGTCATGCCCCCGAGCATGGTGCGTTCAATCGAAACCTGCTGGTATTTCGGAGACTTCTTTTGTAAATTCCACACCAGTGTAGATATAAGTCTATGCAGCGTATCAATTGTTAGCCTTTGTATAATTTCTGTTGATAGATATTATGCCATCTGTCAGCCCCTCCACTACCAGAGAAAGATCACAGTCAGTGTCACAGTGGCCTTGATCTTGGTCAGCTGGAATTTGTCTATCGTCATTGGGTTTGGAATAATATTTACCGAGCTGAATATCCAGGGTGTTGAAGATTATTACTACAATAACATCTATTGCGTAGGAGGCTGTTTCCTTTTTCAGACTGAGGGAGCAACTACTGCAGCTTGcattctctctttttatttgcCAGGGATTACTATGCTCAGCATCTACCACAAAATCTTCCGAGTTGCAAAGAAACAAGCTCGCTCTATTAACGCCATTGCCTGTCAGACTGTGCACTCTGAAGCCAGAATAAACAACATGGAGAGAAAGGCCACAAAGACCCTTGCGATCGTTATGGGGGTTTTTCTGACATGTTGGATgcccttttttgtgtgtaatctGCTTGATCCGATCATTAATAATTCCATTCCTCCTGTGTTGTATGATACACTGGGATGGATTGGCTATTTAAATTCAGCATTTAACCCTATTGTTTATGCTTTCTTTTACAGCTGGTACAGGAAAGctttcaaaatgatcattttaggGAAACTATTTCAGGCTGATTCCTCAAACACAAAACTGAGCTCTGACTGA